The genomic window GCATTCGTCAAGCCCATCCCATCCATCGCGCAGGAACAGCACTGCATGGACGTGGAGGGAAAACGGGTATGCATGCGTATCGGCGGCAGGCACGACATCTGCGCCATTCCAAGAATCAACCCGGTGCTGAAGGCCATGACGGCCCTCACGCTGGCAGACCTGATTCTCCGTGACCGTCGGCTCGGCGTCAGACCGTAGTCGCGATTATCTGAAAAGAAGAAAGGGAGGACGCCTTCGGCGTTCTCCCTTTTTTGATTTATTCACCCGAGCCTTTGTTTTCAGCGGGCTTCTTCTTTCGCCTGCGCGGCCTGCGTTTGCGTTTGGGCTTGTCATCCGAGCCCGCCTTGTCGCCTGAGGGCTTTTTGTCGCCGGAAGGCTTTCGGTCAGGTTTTCCCTTGCCCTTTTGAGGACTCTTCTTGGGCTGTTCCGAAAGGGGCACTTCGGGCGGGGTATGCAGCGACTGCTGATAGAATTCATCCATCAACATGCCCAGCAGCACCAGCGTATCATCTTCCTCGGCAAAACGTTTGGCGATGTCCAGAAAGCGGGAAATGCGTTCGCCCTGAAAATAGGTCAGGTCGCGGCGTTTTTTCTCAAGCATTGCCGTGAGGCGTTCCTCAATGACCGAGGCCACCTCCTCGTCGTCCGGGATTTCGCGTTCGACGAGATTTATCTTGAATTTTGCGGCAATGCGCTTGAGTTCGGCCTTCTGGACGAGGTCCACGAGGGTGATGACGGTTCCGGACGCGCCAGCCCTGCCGGTTCTGCCCGCACGGTGGATGTAGGACTCCGGGTCTTCCGGCGGTTCGAACATGAAGACGTGGGAAAGCTCGGGAATATCGATGCCGCGCGCGGCGACGTCGGTGGCCACGAGAATCCTGAGTTGGCCTTCGCGGATGCGATTCAGCACGCTTTCGCGCTTGTTCTGCGAAAGGTCGGCGGTCAGCGGTTCGGCGTCAAAGCCGAACTGCTTGATGACCGTGGCCACGAATTCCACGTTGCGCTTGGTGTTGCAGAACACGATGGCGGACGTGGGGTTCTCGGTCTCGATGAGCTTGAGCAGATGGCGCTCCTTGCCCATGGCCGGGACCTCATAGAAAATGTTTTCGATTTCCGCAACGTTGACCTGATCCTGCGAAAGGCTCAGGAAATCCGGCTTGTGCAGGAACTGGTCGGCCAGACGCAGTACCACGGGCGGATAGGTTGCGGAGAACATGAACGCGCCGGCGAGCCTGTCGGGTAAAAATGCCTGAATGCGTTTCATGTCGGGGTAGAAGCCGATGGAGAGCATACGGTCGGCTTCGTCGAAGATGAGAACCTGCAGTTTGTTCAGGTTCAGCGAGCCACCCTTGAGGTGGTCGAGCACTCGACCGGGCGTACCCACCACGATCTGTGCGCCCTCGGAAAAGGCGTCGAGCTGGGCCTTGTAGCCAACACCGCCGTAGACGGCCACGACGTTGATACCGGAGTCTCCGGCAAGGTTCTTGGCTTCCTGAGCGACCTGCTTTGCGAGTTCGCGGGTGGGGACAAGCACGAGTGCCTGACAGTCGGTGGAGTCGGGCTTTATGCGGTCGAGAAGCGGCAGCACGAAGGCGCCGGTCTTTCCCGAGCCGGTGCGGGCCTGAACCATGACGTCGCGTCCCTGCATGACGTAAGGCAGCGCCTTCTTCTGCACGGGCATGATGTCGGACCAGCCTACACGTTTGCAGGCGTCCATAAGCGGTTCGGGCAGTTGATCAAAGGAAATTTCGGGAAGTTGTTCGGAGCCCTTGCTTTCGGTTTCGGCTCCCTGGTCGGGTCTGGTGTCGTCAGTCATATGGTGATGTATACTCCTGTTCGGTGCGGTAATGTCGCAATCCGTGTCAATACGCCTACCCGAGATATGGCTCAAGAGCAAGGCTCAGACCTGGCAATCCCTGCAATCGGGGCAGTTTTGCGCCATAATTGAAGCCTTCCGTCGCTGCCGGAAAGAAGGCACGGAGACCGTCGATTCCGGCGAGGTCTGTCGCTTTACTCTTCAAGGTCCTTGAGGCAATGTCTCCGGTCATGTGCGATTTTTCTACGGATTCCGTTTCCTGCCAGGGCTTTTGCCCCCGATGCGGTACCGAGCATTCTCTCAAGGCCGGTTCGGCCATGGAGGCGTGCCGGAAACTCATGACCGAGCTGGAGCGTCATGGACGCATTGATTGGCATCTGCCGGAAAGCGAGGCTGACCCAAGGCTTTCGACCACACCGCTTTTCGGTCAGCCGCGTGGCCAGATGTTCGGTGTGATGACGTACGAGGATGCCGCAGGAAACCCGGGCGTTGCAAAAGCCTTTTCCGGTCAGTTCAATGGCGTCTGGGCCGTGAAGGGCTGGGCTCCTCCGTTGGTCGAGCAGGAGGCTTTTGACGAGGTTTCCCGCCATATTGAGCCGGAAATCAAACGGCTGGGGCGCAGAATTCAGGCTCTTAATGGGGATGCCACGCTTCGCGCGGAACTCAAACGCATGCGACGTGAGCTGTCTTCGCAACTCATGCGGGAGATTCATGAACTATACGTTCTCAGAAATTTCAAGAATGAGAGCGCCCAGCTTCAGCACGTCTTTCAAGGCAAGGGGATTCCAACCGGAACCGGTGACTGCTGCGCGCCCAAGCTGCTCCAGTTGGCAGCCGTCAATGGCTGGCGACCTCTTGGAATAGCGGAATTCTTCTGGGGGCGGGAAAATCGTTCAGGCACCAGGGAACACGCTCGTTTCTATCCTGCCTGCATTGAAAAATGCCGCCCGATATTGGGGTTCATGCTTTGCGGTTCTCAAGGCTAAGCTCCTGAATAGCCAGAAATACCTTCTCCATTCGATTTCTCTTGACCACTCGTTGCGGTTGCCTTAGGGATACTGTTTTGCAGTCGCACACCACTACCAATCCAGCCGCCGAGGCGGCGGCCGGTGTGCTTTACTATTATCAACAGAAATTCAAGGACTGATCATCATGAGCCGCATTCCCATTTCGATTCAGGGTTATGAGAGCGTCAAAAAAGAACTGGACGAACTGAAGAAGGAACGTCCGGGAGTCATTCAGGCAATCAAGGAAGCCCGTGAAGAAGGCGACCTCAAGGAAAACGCCGGATACGACGCGGCCCGTGAACGTCAGGGCATGCTGGAGGCGCGCATCAGCCACATTGAATCCCGCATGCCGTATTTCGACCTGATCGACCTCGACAAGCAGAACAGCGATGAGATTCTTTTCGGCGCGACTGTTGAGATTGAGGACATGGAAACCGAGGAAGTCAAGAAGTACACGCTTCTCGGTGCCGACGAAGCCGACTACAAGAACGGCACCATTTCCATCATGTCTCCGGTGGCACAGGCGCTGCTTGGCAAGATGGAAGGCGACGAAATCGTTGTTGACGCCCCGCGTGGGAAGATCGAATACGAGATCATTTCCGTCAAATACGAGGGTGCCGCCGCTGTGAAGCGCTAGGTCCGCCTGCCCCATAGAGCGTTAAAAAGCCCCCTTCCCTCTCGGGACGGGGGCTTTTCTTGTCTTTGTTGCATGCCGCTATTTCTTGACGGGCTTCAGGCGCACGGCGGTGCCGTAGCAGGAATAGTACTTGTCCCCTTCCGGATGAAAGGAAACGTTCTCGCGGTAGGCGATGATGGCGTCCGCGTTGACGTCCACCGCCTGAGCCAGCAGGCCGTAGAAGGCGTTGTCGAAGATGTAGCTGCGACAGACGATGAGACCGAACGCCCCAGCTATTTCGCGGCCCGGCATCTCATCGGTGGTCACGATCTTGATCTTGCCGCCAAGATACAGGTTCTTGGCCAGTTCAAGCCTCTGGTCATTCTTGCTTTCTTCCTTGTATACGGGCTTTTTCGGCCCGCCGAATATCAGCGCCATTGGAGAATCCTTGGATTTGAATCGGTTGTGACTAAGGACTCATATCCCATGACCCGTGGATTCATCAAGCCCCACGCTTGTCGGAAAAGGCCTGCATGAGCAACCGGGTGCCTGCCATGAACGTTCCCTGATTGCAGGCATCCAGTATTGCCGCGTCGTTCCAGCCATTTTCACGCTGCTCGGTGATGTCTTCTTTCGAAACCCTTTCGCCGCGCACCACGCGCATGACGAACACCAATAGGCTTTTCTCCCCATCAGAAAGCGGTGCATTATTTGGCGAATTGCGCATCTCTTCCAACTCGGCGTCATCAACTCCGGTTGCGAGCAACAGGTTCCTGCTGAAATCCACGCATTCGCTCAAACCGAAGTGATCGGCAGCGAGATAGCGGATTGAAGCTGTCAACGCGAAATCCAGCGCGGAGCGGTCTCGGTAGTAACCAATCTGTCGCATCTGGCACTCGAAGAGCCCCGGGCTTGCACTCAGGAGTTGCAATGGAGCCGGAACACCGAATGCTTCCGGAAAAGCCGAGTATGCTTTTCCTATCTCTCCTTCAGCTGACTCGGGGGCAACATGGTTGAGCATGAACATGAAAATCTCCTTTGTAGTAGACCAGTCGTCTAGTTGAGAGGTGTAAAAAAGGTCACCTCGTGACCTGCTAATATTGGTCCAGAATAATGGAGAAAACGAATTTTTCGAACTGATCCAGCGGCTCCGGAGATTTACTGGCTTTCATACGCACAAGAGCTCCCTGCCAGGAATTGACGATGAAGTCCGCCGTTTCCCGTGGATCAATTATGACCGGAATGTCTCCGCGCTCCTTGGCCTGCGAAAGGACTCCCTCCGCATACCGTGACATGGCGTCGAACACGCGAGCAATAGCCTTTGCGAATAAGGGGTTCAAGTCTCCCATTTCCTGGGAGAGATTGCCGATGGGACATCCAAGGGCATAACCGCTTTCATCAAGTCTGTTGCGCAGGCCGGCAAACATGCCCCTGAGTCGATCAAGCGGCGGCAGTTCGGACTCCTCCAACTGCCGGCGCATGGCTTCAACAAAGCGAATTCTGTGGAACTCCACCAGTTCCAGACCGAATGCTTCCTTGCTGGAAAAATAGAAATAGAACGAGCCCTTGGGGACGTCCGCTTCCCGAAGGACCTCGGAAATACCGGTATTGTTGAACCCCTGCCGGTGCACAAGGTTCGCGCCGATCTCAAGGATGTGTTCTTTCGTGTTTTTTCCCATGGAAACTCTGTAGACCGATCGGTCTAGTCTTGTCAAATAGCATCACGTCTGTTCAGCGGAGCGTCACCAATGCCGGGCCAGATCCTGGCGATTCCGAAGCTTGCACGAATGAATGTCCAGAGCGTGGCGGCAAGCCATATCCAGACAAGCGCGGGGGCAGGTCGAAAGTGTTCTATGCCTATAACGGCGGCGGCACCGCAAATGGAGGCAATGACCATGGCGTTTCGTAAAAATCGAAAGTCGCCGGTGCCCCAATGGATGCCGTCCGTGGCGTATGACAGCGAACTGAGCGGTTGCATCAGGGCCGCCGTCAGCCATCCGGGGTGGAAGACGGCGATTGCTCCGGCCGGGACGAGCAACCATGCCACCTGTGCTCGGAAGAGGATCATCCCGAAGCACAATGCCGCTCCGGTGCCGATGCTCCAGAAGCAGGTCAGCCGGGCAACGCTTTTGGCCGTCACCCGGTCGGCGCGTCCGACAAAATATCCCACAAGCGACTGCGCGGTGATGGCGAATGCATCCAGAAACAATGCGGCAAAGATGAAGAACTGACGGATAGCCTGATAGGCCGCCCCTTCCTCGGGGCCGACCTGATTGGCCGCACGGGTGCAGAGCGACAGGAAGATGAGAACCGCTCCGGTCCTCACGAAGATGTCGCCTCCTATGGAAAGAAGCTTGCGGCAGTCCGTAAGGCGAAGGTCTCGTGAAAGCCCGACCATCCGACCAGTCGCAACTAGGGCCCAGATGGCCCCGCACCACTGGCTGATGGAGCTGGCAAGCCCTGCTCCGCCGACGCCCATGGTAGGGAACGGTCCCACGCCGAAGACCAGAAGCCAGTCCAGAAGCACGTTCATCGCATTGACGCCCACCGCAACATACAGAGCGGTCTTCATGTCCTGCGCTCCCCGCAGTGCGCCGAAGCAGGCAACGGTTACCAGAACACCCGGCGCACCGAGCAATCGGTATTCCATATATTCCGAGGCGTTTTGCAGTACAGCCCCGTCGCCGCCCAGTAGCGCGCCGATGCCGTCAAGAAGCGGGAGGGCACCGAAAAAAAGAACCAGCCCAACCGAGGCGGCCATGGCACATGCGAGGGAACTGATTCTCGCGGCTCGTGAAGGATCGTCCTCACCCAGAGAATG from Desulfovibrio oxyclinae DSM 11498 includes these protein-coding regions:
- a CDS encoding DEAD/DEAH box helicase, with amino-acid sequence MTDDTRPDQGAETESKGSEQLPEISFDQLPEPLMDACKRVGWSDIMPVQKKALPYVMQGRDVMVQARTGSGKTGAFVLPLLDRIKPDSTDCQALVLVPTRELAKQVAQEAKNLAGDSGINVVAVYGGVGYKAQLDAFSEGAQIVVGTPGRVLDHLKGGSLNLNKLQVLIFDEADRMLSIGFYPDMKRIQAFLPDRLAGAFMFSATYPPVVLRLADQFLHKPDFLSLSQDQVNVAEIENIFYEVPAMGKERHLLKLIETENPTSAIVFCNTKRNVEFVATVIKQFGFDAEPLTADLSQNKRESVLNRIREGQLRILVATDVAARGIDIPELSHVFMFEPPEDPESYIHRAGRTGRAGASGTVITLVDLVQKAELKRIAAKFKINLVEREIPDDEEVASVIEERLTAMLEKKRRDLTYFQGERISRFLDIAKRFAEEDDTLVLLGMLMDEFYQQSLHTPPEVPLSEQPKKSPQKGKGKPDRKPSGDKKPSGDKAGSDDKPKRKRRPRRRKKKPAENKGSGE
- a CDS encoding flagellar protein FliT, giving the protein MCDFSTDSVSCQGFCPRCGTEHSLKAGSAMEACRKLMTELERHGRIDWHLPESEADPRLSTTPLFGQPRGQMFGVMTYEDAAGNPGVAKAFSGQFNGVWAVKGWAPPLVEQEAFDEVSRHIEPEIKRLGRRIQALNGDATLRAELKRMRRELSSQLMREIHELYVLRNFKNESAQLQHVFQGKGIPTGTGDCCAPKLLQLAAVNGWRPLGIAEFFWGRENRSGTREHARFYPACIEKCRPILGFMLCGSQG
- the greA gene encoding transcription elongation factor GreA, with product MSRIPISIQGYESVKKELDELKKERPGVIQAIKEAREEGDLKENAGYDAARERQGMLEARISHIESRMPYFDLIDLDKQNSDEILFGATVEIEDMETEEVKKYTLLGADEADYKNGTISIMSPVAQALLGKMEGDEIVVDAPRGKIEYEIISVKYEGAAAVKR
- a CDS encoding TetR/AcrR family transcriptional regulator, which encodes MGKNTKEHILEIGANLVHRQGFNNTGISEVLREADVPKGSFYFYFSSKEAFGLELVEFHRIRFVEAMRRQLEESELPPLDRLRGMFAGLRNRLDESGYALGCPIGNLSQEMGDLNPLFAKAIARVFDAMSRYAEGVLSQAKERGDIPVIIDPRETADFIVNSWQGALVRMKASKSPEPLDQFEKFVFSIILDQY
- a CDS encoding MATE family efflux transporter — protein: MPHHDHPFHRSPNRTILKLAIPVLFSLVAEPVTGLADTAFVARLGSEATAALGIGTMAFSAVFWAFSFLGIGTQTEVAHSLGEDDPSRAARISSLACAMAASVGLVLFFGALPLLDGIGALLGGDGAVLQNASEYMEYRLLGAPGVLVTVACFGALRGAQDMKTALYVAVGVNAMNVLLDWLLVFGVGPFPTMGVGGAGLASSISQWCGAIWALVATGRMVGLSRDLRLTDCRKLLSIGGDIFVRTGAVLIFLSLCTRAANQVGPEEGAAYQAIRQFFIFAALFLDAFAITAQSLVGYFVGRADRVTAKSVARLTCFWSIGTGAALCFGMILFRAQVAWLLVPAGAIAVFHPGWLTAALMQPLSSLSYATDGIHWGTGDFRFLRNAMVIASICGAAAVIGIEHFRPAPALVWIWLAATLWTFIRASFGIARIWPGIGDAPLNRRDAI